From a single Oreochromis niloticus isolate F11D_XX linkage group LG4, O_niloticus_UMD_NMBU, whole genome shotgun sequence genomic region:
- the arf2a gene encoding ARF GTPase 2a, translating to MGNFASLFSKLFGKKEMRILMVGLDAAGKTTILYKLKLGEIVTTIPTIGFNVETVEYKNISFTVWDVGGQDKIRPLWRHYFQNTQGLIFVVDSNDRERVGEAKEELMRMLAEDELRDAVLLVFANKQDLPNAMNAAELTDKLALHSLRHRNWYIQATCATTGDGLYEGLDWLSSQLRNAK from the exons ATGGGAAATTTTGCTAGCCTTTTTAGTAAATTGTTTGGAAAGAAGGAGATGAGGATCCTGATGGTAGGACTGGATGCTGCTGGAAAGACCACCATCTTGTACAAGCTCAAACTGGGAGAAATTGTTACCACAATCCCTACCATTG GTTTTAATGTTGAGACGGTAGAATACAAAAACATCAGTTTTACAGTGTGGGATGTCGGCGGTCAGGACAAGATCAGGCCGCTTTGGAGGCATTACTTCCAAAACACACAAG gCCTCATCTTTGTAGTGGATAGTAATGACAGAGAGCGAGTGGGTGAGGCGAAGGAGGAGCTGATGCGAATGCTGGCTGAGGATGAGCTGAGAGATGCTGTGTTGCTCGTGTTTGCAAATAAACAG GACCTGCCCAACGCTATGAATGCAGCTGAGCTCACAGACAAACTGGCTCTGCACTCCCTGCGTCACCGTAACTGGTATATCCAGGCCACATGTGCTACTACTGGAGACGGTCTCTACGAGGGTCTGGACTGGCTTTCAAGCCAGCTAAGGAACGCAAAATGA